One genomic region from Acidobacteriota bacterium encodes:
- a CDS encoding BMP family protein, with protein sequence MLFLASSPTFTITFGPALCHPPAVDGGLFRLKGMSSMQVHWINRLRHTSAERKNNRSQWVILGIGILTALLLAQTACTPPPPSSPTTAHSVPKKGPLTDGKFRVGFISTQTPTTVDVWNDQGNQALALMEKEFGAIILKRDGVLTPKERERAFTALAEEGCNVIIGHGREFMAEALLIAGSYPNTLFVVTNGDQESSNVTSLVFELGQASYLAGAIAAKVSKTGHVGAIGRKGDPESRKILSAFRNGALKANPDIHFSLAYLDDPTDIAKAREATIALIDRGSDLVAHDCGAAATGVFEAVKERNVLVFGAWVDQIKSAPDQVLMSYVANVPAALADLVWQMKEGKKKGGIVRLGIKENVVGFVVNEKLKAGRINPEIEGELNFLMHDIMTAEINVYQSESESTEPKIEFFDGDGPTTGPPSSSKPKK encoded by the coding sequence CCCGGCGCTGTGCCACCCACCAGCGGTGGATGGCGGATTATTTCGTTTGAAAGGCATGTCTTCAATGCAGGTTCACTGGATCAACCGACTCAGACACACCTCCGCAGAGCGAAAAAATAACCGTTCACAATGGGTCATTCTGGGAATCGGAATCCTGACAGCCCTGCTTTTGGCTCAGACCGCCTGCACACCTCCCCCTCCCTCTTCACCAACCACGGCACATTCAGTTCCGAAAAAAGGCCCGCTCACTGATGGGAAATTCCGGGTTGGGTTTATTTCAACCCAAACACCGACAACAGTTGATGTGTGGAATGATCAAGGAAATCAGGCTCTGGCTCTGATGGAAAAGGAATTTGGGGCCATCATCCTGAAACGAGATGGGGTCCTCACCCCAAAAGAACGTGAACGGGCGTTTACCGCCCTGGCCGAAGAAGGCTGCAATGTCATCATTGGGCACGGTCGGGAATTTATGGCCGAGGCGTTGCTGATCGCCGGCTCATATCCCAATACCCTGTTTGTCGTCACAAATGGCGACCAGGAATCAAGCAATGTCACCAGTTTGGTTTTTGAACTGGGCCAGGCATCATACCTGGCCGGAGCAATTGCAGCCAAAGTTTCAAAAACCGGCCACGTTGGAGCCATTGGCCGCAAAGGTGACCCGGAATCCCGGAAAATCCTGAGTGCCTTTCGTAATGGCGCGCTCAAGGCCAATCCGGACATTCATTTTTCGCTTGCCTATCTGGATGATCCAACCGATATCGCCAAAGCCCGCGAAGCTACCATAGCCCTCATTGACCGGGGTTCCGACCTGGTCGCCCACGATTGCGGGGCTGCGGCAACCGGCGTGTTTGAAGCCGTCAAAGAACGAAACGTACTGGTTTTTGGCGCCTGGGTTGATCAAATCAAGTCAGCACCCGACCAGGTCTTGATGAGCTATGTCGCCAACGTGCCAGCGGCACTGGCGGATCTGGTCTGGCAAATGAAGGAGGGCAAGAAAAAGGGCGGGATTGTTCGCCTGGGGATTAAAGAGAACGTGGTCGGGTTTGTGGTGAATGAAAAACTCAAAGCTGGTCGGATCAATCCGGAAATTGAAGGTGAATTAAATTTCCTGATGCACGACATCATGACTGCCGAAATCAATGTGTATCAAAGTGAAAGCGAGAGTACGGAGCCAAAAATTGAATTCTTTGATGGAGACGGCCCCACGACAGGTCCACCATCTTCCTCCAAACCCAAAAAATAG
- a CDS encoding site-2 protease family protein gives MLSRLRPTEISRPFGIPVLLDPSWYAIFLIYLWLIGWVYLPGLVPGLSVITYLGFGVLTALLFFLSILIHELAHSLVARAEGVGIHNITLYVFGGLAHLTGEPGSPGAEFRIAAAGPAASLLLGILFLGAEWLLQQVAYRAVATQVSHYLGWLNVILAGFNLIPGFPLDGGRILRAGLWWRNGSFHQATHQVMQFSLWIANVLIVAGGILFFLRWNLGLSLVVTGAFMRVLTLKSLPQSPAPSVTPTPRQSVKRGPTAQDAVTGPPVSVTPATSLADFMARIQPQHPFATFPVISQRRLHGIFQASRLQSIPPEAWATTLVRDVMEPVHQALFIDHQSPLADLEHLVLTNQIGHAAILDGDGYVVGYVSARDVRRALSR, from the coding sequence ATGCTTTCACGCTTGCGTCCAACTGAAATTAGCCGCCCATTTGGGATTCCAGTGCTGCTTGACCCAAGCTGGTATGCCATCTTTCTGATTTACTTATGGTTGATTGGGTGGGTGTATCTGCCGGGATTAGTACCTGGGCTTTCAGTGATAACCTACCTTGGATTTGGCGTCCTCACCGCACTTTTATTTTTCCTGTCAATTTTAATTCATGAGCTGGCGCATTCACTGGTGGCGCGGGCTGAAGGTGTTGGCATTCACAACATTACCCTCTATGTCTTTGGGGGGCTGGCGCATTTGACCGGCGAGCCAGGGAGCCCCGGAGCTGAGTTTCGCATTGCCGCAGCGGGCCCGGCAGCCAGTTTGTTACTTGGAATTCTGTTTTTAGGGGCTGAATGGTTGTTGCAACAGGTTGCCTATCGTGCGGTTGCGACTCAGGTTTCCCACTACCTGGGCTGGCTGAATGTGATTTTAGCCGGATTCAATTTGATTCCTGGATTTCCTCTGGATGGCGGGCGTATTTTGCGGGCTGGATTGTGGTGGAGGAATGGGAGCTTTCATCAAGCAACACATCAGGTCATGCAATTCAGTTTATGGATTGCCAATGTGCTCATCGTGGCTGGCGGCATTTTATTTTTCCTGCGATGGAATTTGGGACTTTCGCTTGTGGTGACAGGTGCTTTTATGCGGGTGTTAACCCTGAAATCACTGCCTCAATCACCAGCACCATCTGTGACTCCAACTCCAAGACAGTCAGTCAAACGCGGACCCACTGCGCAGGATGCTGTTACCGGGCCTCCGGTTTCAGTGACCCCTGCCACGTCACTGGCTGATTTTATGGCCCGGATACAGCCCCAGCATCCATTTGCCACGTTTCCGGTCATCAGTCAGCGCCGGTTGCACGGTATTTTCCAGGCGAGCCGATTACAGAGCATTCCACCTGAAGCCTGGGCAACCACCCTGGTTCGGGATGTAATGGAACCGGTTCATCAGGCTTTGTTTATTGATCACCAGTCACCGCTCGCCGACTTAGAACACCTGGTTTTAACCAACCAGATTGGACATGCCGCGATTCTGGATGGTGATGGGTATGTGGTTGGATATGTCAGTGCCCGTGATGTCAGGCGAGCACTCTCGCGGTAA
- a CDS encoding ABC transporter permease, which produces MDNLIWANVQHRPTRSLATALGVAVSTVLILLTVGLARGVLHERSTREAKVGAEIQVRSSGTMTAGIPTNQPSLPIARAEEIKKIAGVKIVSPIIQYVQASDSGLGFRAIEAINFEEYSQISGIRLLEGAAPQTDEEVIIDDHLVKERKVKTGQEIEVMGRMMKISGVYGPESGARIKMRLSTMQERLAAQNLCSMLLVKCESPAVQDAVAIQIQRNSDARVLNDKGGTEVADQVILTRDLPNFYARGLPALDTFLNVVVGVAMGISILVTLLAMYTTVSERTREIGILKSLGAPNSFILRVIEQEALVISAAGALLGYVLALSARFGITHATSIKNIEFEPHWILITFVIALAGGAIGALYPAWRAVRLDPVKALSYE; this is translated from the coding sequence CCAACGCGTTCTTTGGCAACGGCCCTTGGGGTTGCCGTCAGCACGGTGTTGATTTTATTAACCGTCGGATTAGCTCGCGGGGTGCTCCACGAGCGAAGCACCCGCGAAGCCAAAGTCGGGGCTGAAATCCAGGTTCGGTCAAGCGGCACAATGACGGCTGGCATTCCGACCAACCAGCCTTCGCTGCCCATTGCCCGGGCTGAAGAAATCAAAAAGATTGCCGGGGTAAAAATTGTTTCCCCGATTATTCAATATGTTCAGGCATCGGATTCTGGCCTGGGGTTTCGGGCGATTGAAGCCATCAATTTTGAAGAATACTCACAAATCAGCGGCATCCGGCTCCTTGAGGGAGCGGCACCTCAAACCGATGAGGAAGTCATCATTGATGATCACCTGGTCAAAGAGCGCAAGGTGAAAACCGGTCAGGAAATCGAGGTTATGGGCCGCATGATGAAGATTTCCGGGGTGTACGGGCCGGAAAGCGGTGCCCGAATCAAGATGCGTCTGTCAACGATGCAGGAACGACTGGCGGCTCAGAACCTGTGCTCGATGTTGCTGGTGAAATGCGAGTCACCTGCGGTTCAGGATGCGGTGGCAATTCAAATTCAGAGAAACTCAGATGCCCGCGTCCTCAACGATAAAGGTGGCACAGAAGTCGCCGACCAGGTTATTTTGACTCGGGACCTGCCGAATTTTTATGCCCGGGGGCTACCAGCGCTTGATACCTTTCTCAATGTCGTGGTTGGCGTGGCCATGGGAATCAGCATTTTGGTAACTTTGCTGGCCATGTACACCACGGTTTCAGAACGAACTCGGGAGATTGGCATCTTAAAGTCCCTCGGTGCACCGAATAGTTTTATTTTGCGCGTCATTGAGCAAGAAGCCCTGGTGATTAGCGCGGCAGGCGCTTTGCTCGGATATGTTCTGGCCTTGAGTGCCCGGTTTGGTATCACCCACGCCACATCAATCAAAAATATTGAATTTGAACCCCATTGGATTCTGATTACCTTTGTCATTGCACTGGCGGGTGGGGCAATTGGCGCCCTCTACCCTGCCTGGCGCGCTGTTCGCCTCGACCCGGTGAAAGCACTGTCATATGAATAG